Proteins from a single region of Aureibacter tunicatorum:
- a CDS encoding amylo-alpha-1,6-glucosidase — MIKFGRETTGEFNQVENKEWLITNGIGGYASGTIAGSLSRGYHGLLVSAIKPPIDRRLYLAKLEETVKYMENSYPLSSNHWENNIIEPKGYLNIESFELQDSTPCWRFAFSDALIEKKVWMQQGENTTYVTYTVLRANDPICLSLSAIANNRVFHYTSEVNKPSKIQEIPNGIKCYFDESSSNPLSLVLKEAEINIKNEIFSNFYLNKEAERGLNALDHHVHVANFEITLKEGETACFTASTESSPSEFTNTKKQAIERSNQILSKWPHSNLLTNPDIRQLVLASDQFIVNRSTDGKSIIAGYHWFEDWGRDTMISLPGLALSIDRREDAKLILETFAKYVDQGMLPNRFPDLTETPEYNTIDATLWYFQAIRDYYKLTHDKNFIKELFPKLQEIISTHINGTRYNIHMDKNDGLLYGGEDGVQLTWMDAKVGNNVITPRIGKTVEVNALWYNALTTMSWLSKEINSLDIYSELANLCKSNFNKFWNDDKGYCYDVIEGPNGHEDLLRPNQIFCVSLPDQPFEDRYNIKIVNSCSEHLLTSHGLRSLAPFEIEYKNHYKGNSYQRDSAYHQGTVWSWLLGPFAIAHMKVFKNKSRASELLTPIMTHMTGAGIGTISEIFDASPPFKPKGCIAQAWSVGQILYALDFIESYKQ, encoded by the coding sequence ATGATAAAATTTGGAAGAGAAACAACTGGTGAATTCAATCAAGTAGAAAATAAAGAATGGTTAATAACTAATGGTATCGGAGGCTATGCCTCCGGCACCATTGCCGGATCTTTAAGCAGAGGTTATCATGGCTTGCTTGTCTCAGCCATAAAGCCTCCGATTGACCGAAGATTATATTTGGCAAAGCTGGAAGAAACGGTCAAATACATGGAGAACTCTTACCCTCTTTCATCAAATCATTGGGAGAACAATATCATTGAGCCTAAAGGATATTTAAACATTGAATCCTTCGAGCTTCAAGATTCCACTCCTTGTTGGAGATTTGCCTTTTCTGATGCTTTGATCGAAAAAAAAGTTTGGATGCAACAGGGAGAGAATACTACTTATGTCACTTATACTGTATTAAGAGCAAATGACCCTATTTGTTTATCTCTTTCCGCTATAGCGAATAACCGTGTTTTTCATTACACATCGGAAGTCAACAAACCTTCAAAAATACAGGAAATACCCAATGGCATAAAGTGTTATTTTGACGAATCATCTTCAAACCCATTATCGCTTGTATTAAAAGAAGCTGAAATAAATATAAAAAACGAAATTTTCAGCAACTTCTACTTAAACAAAGAAGCCGAAAGAGGTTTAAATGCTTTGGATCACCATGTGCATGTTGCAAATTTTGAGATTACACTAAAAGAGGGAGAAACAGCTTGTTTTACCGCAAGCACTGAAAGTTCCCCGTCTGAATTTACCAATACCAAAAAACAAGCAATAGAACGAAGCAATCAAATTCTATCCAAATGGCCTCATAGCAATTTGCTTACAAATCCAGACATTAGGCAGCTGGTTCTTGCTTCCGATCAATTCATCGTCAACAGATCCACTGATGGAAAAAGCATCATAGCAGGCTATCATTGGTTCGAGGACTGGGGAAGAGACACAATGATCAGTTTGCCCGGCCTCGCCCTATCAATTGACAGAAGAGAAGATGCCAAGCTTATTCTCGAAACATTTGCCAAATATGTCGATCAAGGCATGCTACCTAATAGGTTCCCAGATTTAACCGAAACACCAGAATACAATACTATTGACGCTACACTATGGTACTTTCAAGCCATTAGGGATTATTATAAGTTGACACACGACAAAAATTTCATCAAGGAATTATTTCCCAAGCTTCAAGAAATTATTTCCACTCACATCAATGGCACACGCTACAACATCCATATGGATAAAAATGACGGTCTACTATATGGAGGCGAAGATGGCGTGCAATTGACTTGGATGGATGCTAAAGTTGGAAATAATGTCATTACGCCAAGAATAGGAAAAACTGTCGAAGTAAATGCACTTTGGTATAACGCACTCACGACAATGTCTTGGCTTAGCAAAGAAATTAACAGCCTAGACATCTATTCTGAATTGGCGAATCTATGCAAATCCAATTTCAATAAATTCTGGAATGACGATAAAGGCTATTGTTATGATGTCATAGAAGGGCCAAATGGACATGAAGACTTGTTAAGGCCTAACCAAATTTTCTGTGTATCGTTGCCTGACCAGCCTTTTGAGGATCGTTATAACATTAAAATCGTCAATTCTTGTTCCGAACATCTCCTTACTTCGCATGGCCTAAGATCTCTCGCCCCTTTTGAGATAGAATACAAAAATCATTACAAAGGGAATTCATATCAAAGAGATAGCGCATACCATCAAGGAACGGTTTGGAGTTGGCTGCTTGGGCCTTTTGCCATTGCACATATGAAAGTATTTAAGAATAAGTCTAGAGCGAGTGAATTGCTTACACCAATTATGACTCATATGACAGGTGCTGGCATAGGAACTATAAGCGAGATTTTTGACGCATCTCCTCCATTCAAGCCTAAAGGCTGCATAGCGCAAGCTTGGAGTGTCGGACAAATATTATACGCCTTGGATTTCATCGAATCATATAAACAATAA
- a CDS encoding glucosidase: MNSQTIEGQRLEISRSNDNNEDWLYWGPYLSERQWGTVREDYSEDGNAWNYFSHDQSRSRAYRWGEDGLAGISDPEQKLCFSISLWNNNDPIIKERLFGLTNSEGNHGEDVKEYYFYLDSSPTHSYMKWLYKYPHNAFPYENLVQENERRKSIPGSLEYELIDTGIFNNDEYFDVEVEYAKASPSDLCVKVNIRNHADHSAKIKVMPTLWFRNTWSWFENVEKPMLKGDFRSDIGTAEIYASASSDKSTSEMKLYCQTPNDILFVENESNKKKLWQTENNTKYPKDGINDYLIHQSDSINPDKEGTKSSALYDLELQAGEIKTIKVRLSNNTNLENPFSEEFDQTFENRINECNEFYNQVTPQQLSDEQKMIQRQAYAGMLWSKQYYHYVVADWLKGDPTQPTPPLGRSRNSQWQHMYASNVISMPDAWEYPWFAAWDLCFHTVIFSRIDIEFAKKQLRLLTNEWYMSPNGAKPAYEWAFSDLNPPLHAWAALKIFENEEEITGNKDYGFLSDIFNHCLMNFTWWVNRVDEENNNLFEGGFLGLDNISVINRSKLSDFENAIGKKVTMNQSDGTSWMGMFSLKMMEIALKLGEQNPSEYSHLASKFFQHFVFIADAMNNVEHKSNGKVKLWDDSDGFYYDFLTIYDNPTQYVSIKLKSIIGIIALFPIAKLNHGVLDDSCSRKLKEKMDWFIQQHPELIDQVKTTKEDNEDEMLLSFVNPERLKIILQKVFNESEFLSPHGIRGISQIYRDQPFSLSIDGVTLTEKYTPAESEDQTFGGNSNWRGPVWFPINFLFIETLEKYHEFLGDDFKIEYPTNSGKQLSLKEIANDLTNRLIGIFEKNTHGKRPFHGENSTFQENSTWQDLILYYEYFHGDNGAGIGASHQTGWTGLVAELLHRNQKN, from the coding sequence ATGAACTCTCAAACTATTGAAGGACAAAGACTCGAAATTTCCAGATCAAATGATAATAACGAAGACTGGCTTTATTGGGGTCCATACCTATCTGAAAGACAATGGGGAACCGTTCGAGAAGATTACAGCGAAGATGGAAATGCCTGGAACTATTTTTCTCACGATCAATCACGGTCCAGAGCTTACAGATGGGGAGAAGATGGATTAGCAGGAATAAGCGATCCAGAACAAAAACTTTGCTTTTCCATATCGCTATGGAATAATAATGACCCTATCATCAAAGAAAGGCTCTTCGGACTGACCAACTCTGAAGGCAATCATGGCGAAGATGTCAAAGAATATTATTTTTACCTTGACAGCAGTCCTACTCATAGTTATATGAAGTGGCTCTACAAATACCCACACAATGCCTTTCCTTATGAAAATCTTGTCCAAGAAAATGAGAGAAGAAAATCAATACCCGGTTCTTTGGAATATGAGTTAATAGATACTGGTATTTTCAACAATGACGAATACTTCGATGTAGAAGTTGAATACGCAAAAGCTTCTCCATCTGACCTTTGCGTCAAAGTGAATATTAGAAATCATGCTGATCATTCCGCCAAGATAAAAGTAATGCCGACACTATGGTTTAGAAATACTTGGTCTTGGTTTGAAAATGTTGAAAAGCCAATGCTAAAAGGCGATTTTCGCTCAGACATTGGAACTGCGGAAATCTATGCTTCAGCTTCATCCGACAAAAGCACCAGCGAAATGAAGCTCTACTGCCAAACTCCGAATGATATCCTTTTTGTTGAAAATGAAAGCAATAAGAAAAAGCTTTGGCAAACTGAAAACAATACAAAATACCCTAAGGATGGAATCAATGATTATCTAATCCATCAGTCCGACTCTATCAATCCAGACAAAGAAGGGACTAAAAGCTCCGCATTATATGATTTGGAACTTCAAGCTGGAGAAATTAAAACTATAAAAGTCAGACTATCCAACAATACAAACTTAGAAAACCCATTCTCCGAGGAATTTGATCAGACCTTTGAAAATAGAATAAATGAATGCAACGAATTCTATAATCAGGTTACTCCTCAACAACTTAGCGATGAACAAAAAATGATTCAAAGGCAAGCCTATGCAGGAATGCTTTGGAGCAAACAATATTACCACTATGTTGTCGCAGACTGGCTGAAAGGCGATCCTACACAGCCCACTCCACCTTTAGGAAGAAGCCGAAACAGCCAATGGCAACACATGTATGCCAGCAATGTGATATCCATGCCCGACGCTTGGGAATATCCTTGGTTTGCAGCTTGGGACTTATGCTTTCATACAGTTATATTCTCAAGAATAGATATTGAATTTGCAAAAAAACAACTAAGGCTTCTAACTAATGAATGGTACATGTCTCCAAATGGAGCAAAACCGGCATACGAATGGGCATTTAGCGATCTTAATCCTCCACTCCATGCTTGGGCAGCATTAAAGATTTTCGAAAATGAAGAGGAAATAACAGGAAATAAAGATTATGGATTTCTTTCCGATATCTTCAATCATTGTTTGATGAATTTCACTTGGTGGGTGAATCGAGTTGACGAGGAAAATAATAATCTTTTTGAAGGTGGATTTTTAGGTCTGGACAATATATCCGTTATCAACAGAAGCAAGTTGAGCGATTTTGAAAATGCTATCGGCAAAAAAGTTACCATGAATCAATCCGATGGTACTAGCTGGATGGGAATGTTTAGTCTGAAAATGATGGAAATCGCATTAAAATTAGGAGAACAGAATCCTTCAGAATACTCTCACCTTGCCAGCAAATTTTTCCAACACTTTGTCTTCATTGCCGATGCGATGAATAATGTTGAGCATAAATCAAATGGCAAAGTAAAACTGTGGGATGACTCAGATGGTTTTTACTACGATTTTTTAACCATATACGACAACCCTACCCAATATGTATCCATCAAACTCAAATCAATCATAGGGATCATCGCACTATTCCCAATAGCCAAGCTTAATCATGGGGTCTTGGATGATAGTTGTTCAAGAAAGCTAAAAGAAAAAATGGATTGGTTTATTCAGCAACATCCGGAGCTTATAGATCAAGTAAAGACAACTAAAGAAGATAATGAAGATGAAATGCTTCTTTCTTTTGTCAACCCAGAAAGGTTAAAGATAATATTGCAAAAAGTTTTTAACGAATCTGAATTCCTGAGCCCTCATGGTATTAGAGGTATTTCACAGATTTATCGAGACCAACCTTTTTCCCTATCGATCGATGGAGTCACGCTTACTGAAAAGTACACGCCAGCTGAATCAGAAGATCAAACATTCGGTGGCAATTCTAATTGGAGGGGACCTGTATGGTTTCCGATAAACTTTCTTTTCATCGAAACTCTTGAAAAGTACCACGAATTTCTCGGCGATGATTTCAAAATCGAATATCCAACAAATTCAGGCAAGCAATTAAGCTTGAAAGAAATTGCCAATGATTTAACAAATCGATTGATCGGCATTTTCGAAAAGAACACCCATGGGAAAAGACCCTTTCATGGGGAGAATTCTACATTTCAAGAAAATTCAACTTGGCAAGATTTGATATTGTATTACGAATATTTTCATGGAGACAATGGAGCCGGCATTGGTGCCTCCCATCAAACAGGATGGACAGGATTAGTTGCCGAGCTTCTTCATCGCAATCAAAAAAACTAA
- the iolE gene encoding myo-inosose-2 dehydratase translates to MISNFNKDKVFIGITPTSWWNDDFLDIDIGIPFEQCVSEMALAGYEGCSIGHKYPKDIDTLKKELSRRNLSVSEPWTSTYFTVNEMYEKTIEDFKKSMQLIKTMGGKDVVIAELGHSAHQRDIALKANRPIFNDQQWKSLIDGLHVLGQMATDEGMNLCYHHHMGTGVQTREQVDKLMNDTDPNLVHLLFDTGHITFSETNENAALDLAKAYGNRIKHVHLKNIRRPAMELSDNNNFSFKESILNGIFTVPGDQEGMIDFEPIFQALADSGFEGWLIVEAEQDPSKAYPLDYAKMGREYIKQVTGI, encoded by the coding sequence ATGATTAGCAACTTCAACAAAGACAAAGTTTTCATTGGCATCACTCCCACATCATGGTGGAACGACGACTTTTTGGACATAGACATCGGTATTCCTTTCGAGCAATGCGTAAGTGAAATGGCATTAGCCGGCTACGAAGGATGCAGTATTGGCCACAAGTACCCTAAAGATATCGATACTCTTAAAAAAGAACTTTCCAGAAGAAACTTAAGTGTTTCAGAGCCATGGACAAGCACTTACTTCACTGTGAATGAAATGTATGAAAAGACCATTGAAGATTTTAAAAAATCCATGCAACTTATTAAGACGATGGGAGGCAAAGATGTGGTTATCGCTGAACTTGGACATTCAGCCCATCAAAGAGATATCGCATTAAAAGCTAACAGGCCCATTTTCAACGACCAACAATGGAAATCGCTGATTGACGGATTGCACGTATTGGGCCAAATGGCTACAGATGAAGGAATGAATCTTTGCTACCATCACCATATGGGCACAGGCGTTCAAACTCGAGAACAAGTAGACAAATTGATGAATGACACAGACCCCAATTTAGTTCACCTGCTATTTGACACAGGACATATTACATTTTCAGAAACTAATGAAAACGCCGCGCTGGATTTGGCGAAGGCTTATGGCAACAGAATTAAACATGTGCACCTAAAGAATATTAGACGCCCCGCAATGGAGCTGTCCGACAATAATAATTTTTCTTTCAAAGAATCTATTCTTAACGGAATTTTCACCGTGCCGGGTGATCAAGAAGGGATGATTGATTTCGAGCCTATTTTTCAAGCCTTGGCTGACTCTGGCTTTGAGGGTTGGCTAATTGTGGAGGCTGAGCAAGATCCTTCCAAGGCCTATCCTTTGGACTATGCGAAAATGGGACGTGAATATATCAAACAAGTTACTGGCATATAA
- the folD gene encoding bifunctional methylenetetrahydrofolate dehydrogenase/methenyltetrahydrofolate cyclohydrolase FolD: protein MAEILDGKLTSQALKDQIAEEVKAFRAEGGKQPHLAAILVGEDGASQTYVNHKVKACDEVGFKSTLKRFPADISEEELLKVVEDINADDDIDGLIVQLPLPKHISVQKVTDRIVPEKDVDGFHPVNVGRMTKNLPSYISATPFGILKLIEHYNIDTFGKHCVVVGRSNIVGSPMSILMARNGKPGNATVTLCHRYTQGLEQYTRQADILIVAVGIPEFIKGDMVKEGAVVIDVGITRVEDASKKRGYVLKGDCEFSSCEEKASHITPVPGGVGPMTISSLLYNTLMSARNEVYQSDVLVK, encoded by the coding sequence ATGGCAGAAATATTGGATGGCAAACTTACGTCGCAAGCTCTTAAAGACCAGATCGCAGAGGAAGTAAAGGCTTTTCGCGCTGAAGGAGGAAAACAACCTCACTTGGCAGCAATCTTGGTTGGTGAAGATGGAGCTAGTCAAACTTATGTTAATCATAAAGTTAAAGCTTGCGATGAAGTTGGGTTCAAGTCTACATTGAAGAGGTTCCCTGCGGATATATCGGAGGAAGAATTGTTGAAGGTAGTTGAAGATATCAATGCGGACGATGATATTGACGGGTTGATCGTGCAGTTGCCTTTGCCTAAGCATATCTCCGTGCAGAAAGTTACTGATAGAATCGTTCCTGAAAAGGATGTGGATGGTTTCCACCCAGTGAATGTTGGAAGAATGACTAAGAACTTGCCTTCGTATATTTCAGCTACTCCATTTGGAATATTGAAGCTTATCGAGCATTATAATATCGATACATTTGGCAAGCATTGCGTTGTTGTTGGTCGAAGCAATATTGTTGGTTCGCCAATGAGTATATTGATGGCTAGAAATGGAAAGCCGGGTAATGCAACTGTTACTTTGTGCCATAGGTATACACAAGGTCTAGAGCAATATACGCGTCAAGCGGATATATTGATCGTTGCGGTTGGTATTCCTGAATTCATCAAGGGAGATATGGTTAAAGAAGGAGCTGTTGTTATCGATGTGGGTATAACAAGAGTTGAAGATGCTTCGAAGAAAAGAGGGTATGTGTTGAAGGGAGATTGTGAATTCTCTTCTTGTGAGGAAAAAGCAAGCCATATTACTCCAGTTCCAGGTGGTGTAGGTCCTATGACGATTTCATCATTGTTGTACAACACGTTGATGAGCGCTAGAAATGAAGTTTATCAAAGCGATGTTTTAGTAAAATAA
- a CDS encoding GH92 family glycosyl hydrolase: protein MVKKHLGFLTLALAMLVNIAIGKEKEDLVQLVNPLMGTMSDFSLSNGNTYPAIATPWGMNFWTPQTSENGNGWTYSYSAKTIQGLKQTHQPSPWINDYGAFSLMPVSGEEVYSQKDRASWFSHKAEIAKPNYYKVYLADHDVTAELTPTERCAQFRFTYPEDQSNYLVIDAYHKGSYVKYIPEENKIIGYAKNNSGGVPDNFKNYFVIYLGSDVEEVKMWDVEKGLKETHELEGENVGALVKFKTPGQKVNVKVGSSFISYEQAEISIKRELANDTFEQTKEKASMAWNNELNRIKIQGGTLQQQETFYSTLYRVLLFPRKFYEYNENDEIIHYSPYNGEVLPGYMFTDNGFWDTFRAVFPFFTVMYQELDAQIMEGLVNTYKESGWLPEWASPGHRDCMIGSNSASLITDAYIKGIRGYDIETLYEAMVKNTTGHGPEKSVGRYGAEYYNKLGYVPYDVDIHENAARTLEYAYADYCIYALGEELGKPKKTQKLFAQRSQNYKNLYDPETKWMRGKNEDGTFQSPFNPLKWGDAFTEGNSMHYTWSVFHDVEGLINLMGGEDEFTGKMDEVFNMPPKYDCSYYGFPIHEIREMQIADMGNYAHGNQPIQHMIYLYNYAGQPWKAQQRVREVMDKLYFATPDGYCGDEDNGQTSAWYVFSAMGFYPVAPGTTQYVFGSPLFEKVELTLENGNTFEIEAQGNSKENIYVDQIRLNGQVYDKNFIEHDDIMNGGKLQFKMIDTPNKERGTSEESKPFSFSTK, encoded by the coding sequence ATGGTAAAAAAGCATTTGGGATTTTTGACATTAGCATTGGCAATGCTTGTCAATATTGCGATAGGTAAAGAAAAAGAAGACTTGGTTCAGCTAGTTAATCCGCTTATGGGTACTATGTCTGACTTTAGTCTGTCTAACGGTAATACCTACCCTGCCATTGCAACTCCTTGGGGAATGAATTTTTGGACGCCTCAAACTTCAGAAAATGGCAATGGATGGACATATTCATACTCAGCAAAAACTATCCAAGGATTGAAGCAAACTCATCAACCTAGCCCTTGGATAAACGATTATGGCGCTTTTTCCTTAATGCCTGTGTCAGGAGAGGAAGTTTACAGCCAAAAAGACAGAGCTTCTTGGTTTTCACACAAAGCTGAAATTGCCAAGCCTAATTATTACAAAGTTTACTTGGCTGACCATGATGTGACTGCTGAATTGACTCCTACGGAAAGATGCGCTCAGTTTAGATTTACATACCCAGAAGATCAATCAAATTACTTGGTGATTGACGCTTACCACAAAGGCTCATATGTAAAGTATATCCCTGAAGAAAACAAAATCATCGGATATGCAAAAAACAATAGCGGTGGTGTTCCTGATAACTTTAAAAACTATTTTGTCATCTATCTTGGCTCTGATGTGGAAGAAGTTAAAATGTGGGATGTCGAGAAAGGTCTGAAAGAAACTCACGAGCTTGAAGGAGAGAATGTTGGAGCCCTTGTTAAATTCAAAACGCCGGGTCAAAAAGTTAACGTGAAAGTCGGCAGCTCATTTATAAGCTATGAGCAGGCTGAAATAAGCATCAAAAGAGAATTAGCCAACGACACTTTTGAGCAAACAAAGGAAAAAGCTTCTATGGCTTGGAACAATGAGCTAAACAGAATCAAAATTCAAGGTGGAACTTTACAGCAACAAGAAACTTTTTATTCAACGCTTTACAGAGTATTGCTATTCCCTCGCAAGTTTTACGAATACAATGAAAACGATGAAATAATTCACTATAGTCCATATAATGGAGAAGTGTTACCAGGATACATGTTTACTGACAATGGATTCTGGGACACTTTTCGTGCCGTATTCCCATTCTTCACAGTTATGTATCAAGAATTGGATGCTCAAATCATGGAAGGTCTTGTGAACACTTACAAAGAAAGCGGTTGGTTGCCTGAGTGGGCAAGCCCAGGGCACAGAGATTGCATGATTGGCTCCAACTCAGCCTCACTAATTACTGACGCATATATCAAAGGCATCAGAGGTTACGATATTGAGACTTTATATGAAGCTATGGTCAAAAATACCACCGGACACGGGCCTGAAAAATCTGTTGGTAGATATGGAGCAGAGTACTACAACAAATTAGGTTATGTGCCTTATGATGTGGATATACATGAAAATGCCGCAAGAACATTAGAATATGCATACGCTGACTATTGCATCTACGCACTAGGCGAGGAATTAGGGAAGCCTAAGAAAACTCAAAAGTTGTTTGCTCAAAGATCTCAAAACTATAAAAACCTTTATGACCCTGAAACAAAATGGATGCGAGGAAAGAATGAGGATGGAACATTCCAATCGCCTTTCAACCCTTTGAAATGGGGTGATGCTTTCACAGAAGGAAACAGCATGCACTATACTTGGTCAGTATTTCACGATGTGGAAGGGCTTATCAACCTTATGGGCGGTGAAGACGAGTTCACTGGAAAAATGGACGAAGTTTTCAATATGCCTCCTAAGTACGATTGTTCTTACTATGGTTTCCCAATACATGAAATCAGAGAAATGCAGATTGCGGATATGGGGAACTATGCTCACGGCAACCAGCCTATTCAGCATATGATCTACCTTTACAACTATGCTGGACAACCTTGGAAAGCACAACAAAGAGTTAGAGAAGTGATGGATAAACTTTATTTCGCTACTCCTGACGGATATTGCGGTGATGAAGATAATGGACAAACTTCCGCTTGGTATGTATTTTCAGCCATGGGATTCTATCCTGTAGCTCCAGGTACAACTCAATATGTTTTCGGTAGCCCATTATTTGAAAAAGTAGAATTGACATTGGAAAATGGAAATACTTTTGAAATCGAAGCGCAAGGCAACTCGAAAGAGAACATCTATGTCGACCAAATAAGACTAAACGGTCAAGTTTATGACAAGAACTTCATTGAGCATGACGACATCATGAACGGAGGCAAGCTTCAATTTAAAATGATCGATACTCCAAATAAAGAAAGAGGCACTTCTGAAGAAAGTAAACCATTCTCTTTCTCAACTAAGTAA
- a CDS encoding alkaline phosphatase D family protein — MQRRKFLNKALLASGGMILPLNLVSCKSDEENQQSPRIEVESFQQKNFEHGVASFDPTLDGVIIWTRYNGESGSELIAEIASDAGFENIIRTKKAIVDSANDNTLSIEVRDLDSGLKLYYRFSCVKDQAVSRVGNTLTFAQDISSIKMAVCSCSNYPAGYFNVYKEIAESDADLVVHLGDYIYEHGAGGYGSGDFTKVSGRDVKPSTEIISLDDYRTRYKQYRGDEDLMLAHQNKPFICVWDDHEITDNTYKNGAVNHNEGEGDFNERKMNAIKAYSEYLPKLNVDQGSERIYRHLEIGGLVDLLMLDTRVYGRDKQLDYADYFTDTGLDVAKFMADLTDQNRTILGVEQRQWLIEKSTTSQATWQVLGQQVLMGKMVLPVELLLLTNQVASGNSDEEAFIRLQTLIGELVAIKMRIEANDPTLTDHEKARVTNALPYNLDAWDGYPVEREMVLKAFQGKRLIVLAGDTHNAWNNDLTDGEGNLIGQELATASVTSPGLEKYLNLDSQSAPAFEQAFQVLISDLKYLNAKDRGYLAVVFDNNSANVEWIYIDAIESKSYNASKGHSVVV; from the coding sequence ATGCAACGTAGAAAATTTTTAAACAAAGCTTTGTTGGCTTCAGGAGGAATGATTCTTCCATTGAACTTGGTAAGCTGTAAATCTGATGAAGAAAATCAACAGTCGCCAAGAATTGAAGTTGAATCATTCCAGCAAAAGAATTTTGAACATGGTGTGGCGAGTTTTGACCCCACATTGGATGGCGTGATTATATGGACTCGGTATAATGGAGAATCTGGTTCGGAATTGATAGCAGAAATAGCTTCGGATGCTGGCTTTGAGAATATTATCAGGACAAAAAAAGCAATTGTTGATTCTGCTAATGATAATACGCTTTCGATTGAAGTTAGGGATTTGGATAGTGGCCTCAAGCTGTATTATAGATTTTCATGCGTGAAAGATCAAGCTGTTTCTCGCGTTGGCAATACATTGACATTTGCTCAAGATATTTCATCAATCAAAATGGCGGTTTGTTCCTGCTCAAATTACCCTGCTGGATATTTCAATGTATACAAGGAAATAGCGGAATCTGACGCTGATTTAGTCGTTCACTTAGGCGACTATATTTATGAGCATGGAGCAGGTGGATATGGCTCAGGTGATTTTACAAAGGTATCGGGACGTGATGTTAAGCCTAGCACTGAAATCATATCTTTAGATGATTATCGAACAAGGTATAAACAGTATCGAGGCGATGAGGACTTAATGTTGGCGCATCAGAATAAACCGTTCATATGCGTGTGGGATGATCATGAGATTACAGATAATACGTATAAGAATGGCGCTGTAAACCATAATGAAGGTGAAGGCGATTTCAATGAAAGAAAAATGAACGCTATAAAAGCGTATAGCGAGTATTTGCCAAAGTTGAATGTGGATCAAGGTTCGGAAAGAATTTACAGGCATTTGGAAATCGGTGGTTTGGTGGATCTTTTGATGTTGGATACCAGAGTCTATGGCAGAGACAAGCAGTTGGATTATGCTGATTATTTTACTGATACCGGACTGGATGTTGCAAAGTTCATGGCTGATTTGACGGATCAAAATCGTACGATTTTGGGAGTTGAGCAGAGGCAATGGTTGATTGAGAAATCGACAACTAGCCAAGCGACCTGGCAAGTGTTGGGACAACAAGTGTTGATGGGGAAGATGGTTTTGCCTGTTGAGTTATTGTTATTGACAAATCAAGTAGCTTCTGGTAATTCGGATGAGGAAGCGTTTATTCGTTTGCAGACATTGATAGGAGAGTTGGTGGCTATAAAAATGAGAATTGAGGCTAATGACCCAACATTGACTGATCATGAAAAAGCGAGAGTAACGAATGCGTTGCCATATAATTTGGATGCTTGGGATGGTTATCCAGTTGAAAGAGAGATGGTTTTAAAAGCATTTCAAGGGAAAAGGTTGATCGTGTTGGCGGGAGATACTCATAATGCTTGGAATAATGATTTGACAGATGGTGAAGGAAATTTAATAGGTCAAGAATTGGCTACAGCATCTGTGACTTCGCCTGGTTTGGAAAAGTACTTGAATTTGGATTCGCAATCCGCGCCAGCATTTGAGCAAGCCTTTCAAGTGTTGATTTCGGATTTGAAGTATCTAAATGCAAAGGATAGAGGCTATCTTGCAGTGGTGTTTGACAACAATTCAGCTAATGTGGAATGGATTTATATCGATGCAATTGAATCGAAATCTTATAATGCCAGCAAAGGGCATAGCGTAGTAGTTTGA